One segment of Streptomyces sp. NA02950 DNA contains the following:
- a CDS encoding MarR family winged helix-turn-helix transcriptional regulator, whose translation MPGHRSITDTEKLVAAKLGGIPIRREQMAMVSNIYRAASAVRQHLENSVLRGCDLTWTAFVVLWVVWIWGESETRNVAEEAGISKGTLTGVARTLESRGLIRRSGHPSDGRLVLLGLTEEGEALMRRVFPDFNEEEAFVVGQLSDEECLRTAEALRQVVLQVETHGEERRLALLDGAEPAPRRSGRRPKS comes from the coding sequence GTGCCCGGCCACCGTTCCATTACCGACACCGAGAAGCTGGTCGCGGCCAAGCTCGGTGGCATTCCGATCCGCCGTGAGCAGATGGCCATGGTGTCCAACATCTACCGGGCCGCGTCGGCGGTGCGGCAGCATCTGGAGAACTCGGTGCTGCGCGGCTGCGATCTGACCTGGACGGCCTTCGTGGTGCTCTGGGTGGTGTGGATCTGGGGCGAGTCGGAGACCCGGAACGTGGCGGAGGAGGCGGGCATCTCCAAGGGCACGCTCACCGGCGTCGCCCGCACCCTGGAGTCCCGCGGTCTGATCCGGCGCTCCGGCCACCCCAGCGACGGCAGGCTGGTGCTGCTCGGCCTCACCGAGGAGGGCGAGGCGCTGATGCGGCGCGTCTTCCCGGACTTCAACGAGGAGGAGGCGTTCGTCGTCGGGCAGCTGTCCGACGAGGAGTGCCTGCGCACCGCGGAGGCACTGCGCCAGGTCGTGCTCCAGGTCGAGACGCACGGCGAGGAGCGCCGGCTCGCCCTCCTGGACGGCGCCGAACCGGCCCCGCGCCGCAGCGGGCGCCGTCCGAAGTCCTAG